From Bradyrhizobium sp. NDS-1, the proteins below share one genomic window:
- the hfq gene encoding RNA chaperone Hfq has translation MAADRAQNLQDTFLNHVRKTKTPLTIFLVNGVKLQGIVTWFDNFCLLLRRDGHSQLVYKHAISTIMPGAPIQLFEGGEDQPA, from the coding sequence ATGGCGGCAGACCGCGCACAAAACCTACAGGACACCTTCCTCAATCACGTTCGCAAAACCAAGACGCCACTGACGATCTTTCTGGTCAACGGAGTGAAGCTCCAGGGCATTGTGACCTGGTTCGACAATTTCTGTTTGCTGCTTCGGCGCGACGGTCACTCGCAGCTTGTCTACAAGCACGCGATCTCGACCATCATGCCGGGCGCACCGATTCAGTTGTTCGAAGGCGGCGAGGATCAGCCGGCTTGA